A single genomic interval of Dromiciops gliroides isolate mDroGli1 chromosome 1, mDroGli1.pri, whole genome shotgun sequence harbors:
- the PRDX2 gene encoding peroxiredoxin-2: protein MSSGKAYIGKPAPDFQATAVVDGAFKEVKLSDYKGKYLVIFFYPLDFTFVCPTEIIAFSDRVSDFHQLGCEVLGVSVDSQFSHLAWINTPRKIGGVGTLKIPLLADVTKNLARDYGVLKEEEGIAYRGLFIIDAKGLVRQITINDLPVGRSVDEVLRLVQAFQFTDEHGEVCPAGWKPGGDTIKPNVEDSKEYFSKNN, encoded by the exons ATGTCCTCTGGAAAGGCTTACATTGGAAAACCAGCCCCTGACTTCCAGGCCACTGCCGTGGTCGATGGGGCTTTCAAGGAGGTGAAACTGTCGGACTATAAAG GGAAGTATCTGGTCATATTTTTCTATCCACTGGACTTCACCTTTGTGTGCCCTACGGAGATCATCGCCTTCAGTGATCGGGTCTCAGATTTCCATCAGCTGGGCTGCGAAGTCCTTGGTGTATCTGTGGATTCCCAGTTCAGTCACCTAGCCTG GATCAACACCCCTCGAAAAATAGGTGGCGTGGGTACTTTGAAAATCCCCCTGTTGGCAGATGTAACCAAAAACCTAGCTCGAGATTATGGGGTGCTGAAGGAAGAAGAAGGCATTGCCTACAG GGGCCTGTTTATCATTGATGCTAAGGGCCTTGTCCGGCAAATCacaataaatgacttgcctgtgggtCGCTCAGTGGATGAAGTTTTGCGACTAGTGCAAGCATTCCAATTCACAGATGAGCACGGAGAAG TATGCCCAGCAGGCTGGAAGCCTGGAGGAGATACTATCAAGCCGAACGTGGAAGACAGCAAAGAGTATTTCTCTAAGAACAACTAG
- the JUNB gene encoding transcription factor jun-B produces the protein MCTKMEQPFYHDDSYPAAAYGRGGAGALGLHDYKLLKQNLALNLAADPYRSLKGPGHGRGPGPEDASGAYFSGPPPPPQNEAPAGPAGSLKLASPELERLIAQNSNGLITTTPTPPGQYFYSRSVTEEQEGFADGFVKALDDLHKMNHVTPPNVSLSSSSGSSATSGPPAPPSSVYGPSALGPEPPPVYTNLTSYSTSGGTGGAGAGAAGGYPTATISYLPHGPPFPGGHPAAVGLSARAAGGAGPLAAFKEEPQTVPEARSRDGTPPVSPINMEDQERIKVERKRLRNRLAATKCRKRKLERIARLEDKVKTLKSENAGLSNTASLLREQVAQLKQKVLSHVNSGCQLLLAVKMQNF, from the coding sequence ATGTGCACGAAGATGGAGCAACCTTTCTACCACGATGATTCGTACCCGGCGGCAGCTTACGGCCGGGGAGGTGCCGGCGCACTGGGACTGCACGATTATAAGCTACTGAAACAGAACCTGGCACTCAATCTTGCCGCTGACCCCTATCGCAGCCTCAAGGGGCCAGGGCACGGTCGGGGACCGGGGCCAGAGGACGCGAGTGGTGCCTACTTTTCgggacctccccctccccctcagaaCGAGGCCCCGGCGGGGCCGGCGGGCTCGTTAAAGCTCGCATCTCCGGAGCTGGAGCGCCTCATAGCGCAGAACAGCAACGGGCTCATCACCACAACGCCCACGCCGCCGGGCCAGTACTTCTACTCGCGCAGTGTGACGGAGGAGCAGGAGGGTTTCGCAGATGGCTTCGTCAAAGCGCTTGACGACCTGCACAAGATGAACCACGTGACGCCCCCCAACGTGTCACtgagcagcagcagtggcagctCGGCGACCTCAGGGCCCCCAGCTCCCCCCAGTAGCGTTTATGGTCCCTCGGCCCTGGGCCCCGAACCACCTCCTGTCTACACCAACCTCACCAGTTACAGCACTAGTGGAGGTACGGGGGGCGCGGGCGCAGGGGCCGCGGGCGGCTACCCTACTGCCACCATTAGCTACCTCCCCCACGGACCGCCCTTCCCGGGGGGTCACCCGGCAGCTGTGGGACTGAGCGCCCGGGCTGCGGGAGGCGCGGGGCCGCTGGCGGCCTTCAAGGAGGAACCACAGACGGTGCCAGAGGCGCGCAGCAGGGACGGGACACCACCCGTGTCGCCCATCAACATGGAGGACCAGGAGCGCATCAAGGTGGAGAGGAAACGACTGCGGAACCGGCTGGCGGCCACTAAGTGCCGCAAACGGAAGCTGGAGCGCATCGCGCGACTCGAGGACAAGGTGAAAACGCTCAAGTCCGAAAATGCCGGGCTCTCGAACACGGCCAGTCTGCTCCGTGAACAGGTGGCGCAGCTCAAGCAGAAGGTGCTGAGCCACGTCAACAGCGGCTGCCAGCTGCTGCTGGCCGTCAAGATGCAGAACTTCTGA